One Benincasa hispida cultivar B227 chromosome 5, ASM972705v1, whole genome shotgun sequence genomic window carries:
- the LOC120078176 gene encoding RINT1-like protein MAG2 yields the protein MSELKALPPPSNLSPSALSFLDHQLYNKETLAQAPTLVNDLQSQCHELNQTLIELNRSLKHTLLSQSSFSDRFHGLLGDVNGKLVGLESLTRSRSSTQGVGIADGVLGKELSSLAKEVARMETVRMYAETTMKLDSMVGDIEDAVSSAINKNLRKYSPAQSSEDARLVAIKTLKLTEDILVSVSKTRPQWTHLVSAVDHRVDRALAILRPQAIADHRSLLSSLGWPPPLSTVTVTGDATKSTESQNPLFTMQGKLKQQYCENFLALCSLQELQRRRKSRQLEGYSKELSLQQPLWAIEELVNPISLAAQDHFSKWIDKPEFIFILTYKITRDYVDSIDEVLQPLADEARLVGYSCREEWISSMVSSLSTYLAKEIFPNYISRLDEDSDTGIQSQARISLLHLVDLMISFDKRIKSLVEQSGLLLSFDGSENLQRISSLAVFCDRPDWLDLWAEMELSDALAKLQTEVDNEGNWSDKIPAAALPSSSEHSKSPAISAVFIKQLSSLVYRCRSLPSISLRSRFFKLAGSPIIAKFLSCVLIRCQEAEGLTALTDDDALVKVSNSINAARYFESILKEWCEDMFFLEMGSASDELLESQSTGIIDLEIRKFEEFRREWVEKISTVILRGFDAESRDYIKNKKQWKEKCEDGWSVSRHLIGALDYLQGKMLTLEKNLNEIDFVSLWRTLAAGTDRFLFNGVLMSNVQFNDVGVKRFGGDMEVLFGIFRSWCLRPEGFFPKISESMRLLKMKEEQLKSSLVGGQTWMKENRLKHLSTTEVDRIVKSRML from the exons ATGAGCGAGCTCAAAGCTCTTCCTCCTCCTTCAAATCTTTCGCCTTCAGCCCTTTCATTCCTTGATCATCAGCTATATAACAAAGAAACCCTAGCGCAAGCCCCGACCCTCGTCAATGACCTTCAAAGTCAGTGCCACGAATTGAATCAGACTCTAATCGAGCTCAATCGGAGCCTCAAACATACTCTTCTTTCCCAGTCTTCGTTTTCGGATCGTTTTCATGGCCTCCTTGGAGATGTCAATGGAAAACTGGTGGGTCTTGAATCGCTTACTCGCTCTCGGAGTTCCACGCAAG GAGTGGGGATAGCTGATGGGGTGCTAGGGAAGGAGCTATCGTCACTGGCAAAAGAAGTGGCCAGAATGGAGACAGTGCGAATGTATGCCG AAACAACAATGAAGCTTGATAGCATGGTAGGAGATATCGAAGATGCTGTATCATCtgcaataaacaaaaacttgagGAAGTATTCTCCTGCACAGAGTTCAGAG GATGCTAGGCTGGTCGCTATAAAAACACTTAAACTTACTGAAGATATCTTAGTATCAGTTTCAAAAACACGGCCTCAGTGGACACATCTTGTGTCAGCAGTTGACCATAGAGTTGATCGGGCTTTAGCTATTTTAAGACCTCAGGCAATTGCAGATCATCGCTCCCTTCTTTCTTCCCTTGGATGGCCCCCACCTCTCTCCACTGTAACTGTTACAGGTGATGCAACAAAATCGACTGAATCCCAAAATCCTCTTTTTACAATGCAAGGAAAGCTCAAACAGCAATACTGTGAAAATTTTCTTGCCCTATGCAGCCTACAAGAGCTTCAACGACGAAGGAAATCTCGACAACTTGAAGGTTACAGTAAAGAGCTTTCTTTGCAACAACCCCTTTGGGCAATTGAAGAGCTTGTAAATCCTATATCATTAGCAGCTCAAGATCATTTTTCGAAGTGGATTGATAAGCcagaatttatttttattctcacTTATAAGATTACTAGGGATTATGTTGACTCAATAGACGAAGTTTTGCAacctcttgctgatgaagcgaGGTTGGTGGGGTATAGTTGCAGAGAAGAATGGATATCATCAATGGTATCCTCCTTGTCAACTTACTTGGCAAAGGAGATATTCCCGAATTACATTAGTCGACTCGATGAAGATTCCGACACTGGTATTCAATCACAAGCTAGAATATCATTGCTTCATTTAGTCGACCTGATGATATCTTTtgataaaagaattaaatcactTGTTGAGCAGTCTGGACTTTTGCTTTCTTTTGATGGAAGTGAGAACTTGCAAAGAATTTCTTCATTAGCTGTGTTCTGTGATAGACCTGATTGGCTTGATTTATGGGCAGAAATGGAGCTTAGTGATGCATTGGCTAAGTTACAAACTGAGGTAGATAATGAAGGGAACTGGTCTGATAAGATTCCAGCTGCAgctcttccttcttcctccgAGCATTCTAAATCTCCTGCAATTTCTGCTGTCTTTATTAAGCAGCTCTCGTCTTTGGTTTATCGCTGTCGATCTCTGCCTAGTATCTCATTGAGGTCAAGATTTTTCAAGCTAGCTGGTTCACCTATCATAGCTAAATTTTTGAGTTGTGTACTAATCAGGTGCCAGGAAGCTGAAGGTTTAACTGCCTTGACAGACGATGATGCATTGGTTAAAGTTTCGAACTCGATTAATGCTGCACGATATTTTGAATCTATTCTAAAAGAATGGTGTGAAGACATGTTTTTCCTCGAGATGGGATCGGCTTCCGACGAGCTGTTAGAGAGTCAATCAACTGGTATTATCGACCTGGAGATTAGGAAGTTTGAGGAGTTTAGAcgagaatgggttgagaaaataTCCACGGTTATTTTGAGGGGATTTGACGCTGAAAGTAGAGATtacataaaaaacaaaaaacaatggAAGGAAAAATGTGAAGATGGTTGGTCAGTGTCCAGGCATTTAATTGGGGCTTTGGATTATTTGCAAGGGAAAATGCTAACTTTAGAAAAGAATTTGAATGAGATCGACTTCGTTTCGCTCTGGAGAACTTTGGCTGCTGGCACCGATCGATTTCTTTTCAATGGTGTACTGATGAGTAATGTGCAGTTTAATGATGTTGGAGTAAAGAGATTTGGTGGTGATATGGAAGTTTTGTTTGGGATCTTTAGGTCTTGGTGTTTGAGGCCTGAAggttttttcccaaaaataagTGAAAGCATGAGATTGCTGAAGATGAAGGAAGAGCAACTTAAAAGTAGTTTGGTTGGAGGACAGACTTGGATGAAGGAAAATAGGTTAAAACATTTGAGTACTACTGAAGTAGACAGAATTGTGAAGAGTAGGATGTTATAG